The region ATGTGGTTCCAAGGAACGTGCCCGTCTAATGGCCCTCGTCATCCGTCGATTTGCTCCGGCCAAAAATGGGAAGCCGGTTTTTCATTTTGCTCCTGAAGAGGCTATTGCGGATATTCTCATCGAAACCTACGGAGAGAATTATTTCCCCGCCGATTATGTACCTGAGGAATATTCGTGGTCGAAGGTTCCTGTCACGAAAGTCGACCTAAGCAGACCCCTAGAGTATTTGCCGCGCAACGGTCTCAACGGATTGGTCCATTCGCACGTTCTCGAACACATTCCCGGTTCAGTTGAGCGAGTTATTTGTGAAATGAACGAAGCCTTAGTGATAGGTGGTTTCCACCTATTTCAAGTGCCGATTGAACGCGGCTGGTATCGGGAGGATATGAACCCGTCCATGCCGCGTGAACAGCGAGAGGCTATGTTCCTGCAATTCGATCATCTACGCGTTTTTGGAAAGGAAGACTTCGAAGATAGATGCCTTCGATTGTTTAAGGATTTTGAGCGAATTAATCTCAAGGAGAAAATTTCTGACGGGGAACTTGCGGCTGCCGCCGTTCCTCCAAGCTCTTTAACTACCTACAATGGGCATACGGCTTTTTTGTTCATAAAGCGAGCATCATAGGGATGAGAATCAGTCCTCTTCCTCTGCTTCTCTTATCTTAAGCGCTGCGATGCAAAGCGCCAAAGCGGGAGTTGCTGCACGGCAATAAGGACCTCCGTTTATGACGGCGGTACCGCAGTGGCCGTCCGTCTCGTCAGACCAACTCACTCCTCCCGTAGACCGAGGCGCGACGAGGTCCACCAGTTGCAGAGCAGAGTCGATGGTCTCGGTGAAACGGGGAAGGCGTGCAGTTTTCTCGCCGTGCAAAAACCAAATGACGTTTCGCGACGCTTCACCGTTTTCTTGTGTGTATTCGACCCTCCTTTGCCAACCCACAAGGAGACCGATTTTCACGTCGACTTCGCGGCTAGCATGTTTGAGGTTCTGTAGTTCTTGTATCAAGTCAGCGATTGCCATTTACAGGGTCCGTGACGGTTACAGAGAGTTCTAGGGCCCGAGGCATGCCAATCTGGATCGGTATGACGGCCAGTGTGCGCAGCCAGCGATCAGTTGCTTACTCCTTGATCGCGATCCATGCGATATGCCCCGCGATAAGCAGTTTGGTAAAGTTACGCTCCCAAGCCGTCGCCCTCCTAAGGTTTCCATCAATGAAATGGTTAAAAATACTTTCAAAGCTGAAAAACTCACTGAATTTCTCTCTGCTGATGATACGCCGCATCGTCAAAGTAATCCCGTCAATGCCGGGCCGAAGCTGCGTGACAGATAATCCGTGAGATCCAAGAACCTGCACTAATCCGTAAGCAGTCCAGTTAAAAATGCTGTGGCTATGGTATGGCTCCAGCTGAGATACCGAACCAACGAAAATACCGCCCTTCTTAAGAACGCGCGCAACTTCAGCGATTACATCGTCGGGGTAGCGAACGTGTTCCAGAACCTGCTTGCAAAAAACCACATCAAAGCGGCCATCGGGAAAAGGCATTGTTCTCCCGTCGTACGTTTTAAATTCCAAGTCTTTGCGCGTGCGGACTTCGACCTCCGGGGAACTTTCTATGTCCAGACCAACATAGTGTATTCCTGGCATCTGCTGCCTAAGTCTCTCGTAAGACTCCCCCGTCCCTGCACCGAGATCAAGGAGACTCTCGTGCCCCTGAAATTGTGGCTTATTTAGCTCGATCATCCTAAACACATCCACCTGAGCGGCGGTATCTGTTGGAATTTTGTTCTTCAAAACGTCTCGGATTGTATCCGTCATTTACACTCCATTCGTAGAGCCGCTGTGTAGTAACGCAACTACATGCGATGCTCCTTTTCGTATATGTAAAAGTCAGCGAAGCTAGTGTCCTGTGGACGCATCATGTCATGTGGGTAGTGATTGACTTCTCGTTCAATAAGCCTCCATCCGGCGACATTTTGCTCTATCCAGCGAGTAAATTTCCGATGGCGCACATGCGGAGCAGGCGATGGGTCATCCTCATTGCTGCTATAGATAATCACGTAACGCGTCGCCCAGGCGAATAGATCTCGGATGTATTTCTCGAATATGTTATCTTCCACCAAATGGAAGATAACATCGAGTGACAAAGCTAGTTCCTGTGGTGGAAGTCCATTGAGAAGGTCGTAGCAGATAAAACACTTCGTATAGTCCTCAGCGAACGATCGTTGACATGCTTCTACTGCGGCGGGGGCGATGTCTAGACCAATATACTGAGGATAGCGCGCTAGATCGAGTTGCGCCCCGTCGCCGCACCCAAATTCAATTACGGAAAAAATTTGGTGAGCTGCAACAAAATCATTGATGAAGTCAGCTTTGTATACTGCCAGCCGACCGTAAGATCCATCTCCGGAGTCCCTTCGTTTTTGATAGCGATGCTCCCAATACGCTCCGGAGTCAAAATCCTGGGACATTAAGCTTTCAATCCATTCTTCAGAGTGTGAGCGAGAAATGCTTTTGGTCTTGCCTTTAGAGCCCTCCACATGTACTGACGCGTGAGTTTTGCGCTCTTATTGTTCTGGGCAAAACGAGCGGACAGCATCTCCATATTGTAAAGCCGCATGGCCCTAAAGCTTTCACCATAGCGGTTGAAAAGAACTCGATGTTTGTCGAAGATATGAGCGTTGCAGGCCCGTATCTCGTCGGCATTCCGGCCAATGTCCGACTTGTGGTAGACGCAGAGAGCGCCGTCGTGTCGGACGTTCTTTATCACGCCTCCATGCGTCAAAAATCGGACGAAATAGTCAAGGTCCTGCAATCGGGGCAGGCGCTCATCGAACCAGCCTACATCCTTGAATGATTGTGCGGGACCCAGCAGAGTCCAGAGGTAAGCTCGTAAAGTCGACCCGATAAGCAGGCCCTTCATCTGGTCCTGGTCGGTTCTTTGAGTATTTTTCTTCTTCTTTCGTCCTGCCCAGGCCCAATCATAGTTGCAGGTCACCCAAAACGGCCTGTTCATGTGAGCAGACTCGACTAGGGTAACATGGTCGAACTGGCGATCCAGCTTGTCCGGATACCACTCGTCACCCGCGTCAAGCCAAGCAACGTATGGACTTTCGATCGAATCCAACAGCACATTTCGCGTATAGGGTCGGCCCCGATTAACTTGGTTGAAGATCGGGTCAATCCTCATCTCAGAATGCTCGGCGATTGCTTCCACTGCTTTTCGGAGATCCGGACGTGACCCATCGTCCGCAATCACGATGCGTTTCTCTCCCGGCCAAGACTGTCGCGCAATTGATCGCAGACTCAGGGCGAGTGCTTCGGGATCGTTGTAGTGTGGGATCAATATGTCCAGCGTAGCCATCAGTTCGCCCTTTCTGTGAGCGTCTCGATAAGGTTCACCCAGTTGGCGCGATACCGATCCAACGTGAATTCACTTACGCTTTCGGGCGCATTTCTGCTGAGTGACTCCCTCAAGGTTTGGTCTTCCATCAGCCGGCGTAGCGCCTTGGCCAGGCCGTCGTCGCCTCCGTTACGCTCGACCGCTAACCCGTTGTATCCGTCCTTGACGAACTGGTTAACACCTGGGCAATCCGCGTAGGACACCACGGGGACGCTCATGTGAAGGGCTTCTGCTGGCGACAGGCCAAAGCCTTCGAAATGGGCGGGGTGGCAGAATATTGCGGCTCTATCATATTCGCGCCCCAAATCACTGCGGTGTCCACCGAGCTCGAAGCTCTTCGTTAGCCCCAGTTTCACGATTTCTTCCTTCAACTCACGTTGTTGGGGGCCCGTCCCATAGACGATGACTTTCCAGTCTGGGAAATCATTGGCGAGAGTCGCCCACGACCGCAGGAGTTGCGTATAGTTCTTCACCTCCGCCAAGCGTCCGACTGCCAGGATCAGTTTATCGCGTACTGCTTTTGGCCGCCGCGCGAATTCCGGTGAGACGTAGTTGGGTATGGCAACGACTCGTTCCTTCAGATGCGCTGGAAACCAGTCCCCGAAGCTAGGAAACAAGACATGTATGGCGGCAGCATAATCGAGCACGTCCCTGCGAAGCTTACGGTCGACCGGATTCGGATCCCAGCGATGCGGAGATTCGTAGTCCTCTTTGGGCACGTTATGATTCGTCGCGACCACCTTCACGGAGGTTCCCGCCGCAGCTAGGAGCGTAACGGTATTTGCCGGTGGCATGAGGCTGATCGCTAGTACGGGCTTGGCAAACAGAAAATATTCCCGCAGCTGTGACAGGAAAAAATCGTTTTTCTGATCCCACAGCGCCCGGTTTTTTGCGTCGGTAGAGACGAAGGGGAGGCGCTGCGTCAGCATTGCCCTCCGCTGCTTTTTGGTATTTGTTTTTCCATAAAGGTTGATCAACTCCGCCTTCGGACTGATCGGGTAAAAGGGTGGCGTATCTTTGGTGTCAAAGTGTAGACATGTTACGCGATAGCCACTCTCGATGAGGACGTTAGCGAGTTCGCAGTAAATTCGCTCAGCGCCGCCGCTTCTTCCTCCGAGCTGGCGGATCACGAGTGCGATGTGTTTCGCGTTCTTGAATTCCTTCACTCAATCTTTCCTCAATGATAACGGTGCGGCGCATGTTTAATGGAGCCCACAGAGCGGTCAAGGCAAAAACACTAATCTCCAGGGGTGTGAATCGGCATGAGGTCGATCGGGCTGCAGCTCAGGCCATGAGCTTCTGAATGAGGTCGCGGTGTTCGCTGACCTGAGCCCTAATACTCTCGTCCTGCAGCAGCCGATCCATTGCACAACGATAGCGAGAATAGCGTCTCTGCCGCAGAGAAGGCGGAGGAAAAATGCGGAAATATCCGCGCAGTACGCACTCGGCTGCCGCTCGAAATGGGCCGGCGGGACACCTTTTCAAGGCAATCGAGCTGGCGAAGAACGACGCTGCTTTGGATCTGTTCCCGAGTTCCTGGTAGTCTTCCGTGATGTTTTGTAGGAACTCGGCTTTAATTGTCTCGTCGGTTTTTGCGGCGCGTCGGATGTGATTTCGGTACATGGCGATGTGACCTAAAAGTTTCTTCCGGTAGTTCAGCGTTATTCGATCGTGACTATGATCGACATAAACGCAAAGCGGTTCAGCGATCGCCACATATTGTACATGGTCAGACAATCTAATGAAAAAGTCCCAGTCCTGAGATGCTGGGAGTGTCTCATTAAAGCCGCGAACCTGGCGAGCAATTCCAGCCTCAACGACGACTGAGCTCAGAGTTCCGATAAAGTTTGATTTTCTGATCTTTTGATCATTCAGGACATTCCCGCCGAATTGTCTCGCAATGATTTCCCCACGATCATCAACGCGATAACGGCCTGTGGCAGACAGCACGGGTTTTTCGTTCGCAGCCTTGGCCTTTTCAATCGCATCGAGCTGTTGTTTTAGTTTTTCTGGAAGCCATAGATCATCACTGTCCAGAAACGCGATGTAACGACCACCCGCAGCGAAGATGCCCTTGTTTCTTGCATGGTTTGCCCCGAGGTTTTTATCGTTAAGAATGAGCTTAATGTTGAGATCTGTGGGAAAATCCGAGACAATGCATTTCACGTCTTGGAGAATGCTTTCTTCCGAACAGTCGTCGACGACTATTACTTCGGTGGGGCGCGCTGTTTGTTGGACGACCGAGTTCAATGCCCTGCGCAGAAGTGACGCTCGGTTATAGGTTGGAATAACTACACTGACATCACATACGCGCATTCTTTTGTGCTTAGCCTTTAAGACCGTGGACTCATAGGATAGGAGATCACCGCACAAAGACGGCGCAAATGCCTCGGCAGGCAAGTATACGGAACTCCGACTGGGAAGAGTTAAGCTCGGTCCCGAATATTGTAATAGCTCATCACGCCAATCCCCCAGGCGAAGAGCAGCCCAAGTGTCACAAGAAGCGCATTGATCAACCGGCTCGGATATTGCGCTAGCTGCGACAGCGTCGGTTCGATGAAGAGCGCGAGATAGCGCTGGCGATTGTTCGCTTCGATACGCGCTTTCTCGAGAGATCCTAACGCCGCCGTATAGGCGCGCTCGGCGAATTCGCGCTCCGTCTCCAGTTCCTCGAACTGTGCGATGCGCCCTGCGACGTCTGGCGAGTTGGCGTCGGCGCTTGAGTTAAAGTTCCTTTCGCCGGTGCCGAGTCGTTGGCGTTCGACGTCCAGCTGCTGTTCCAGGCTCTCGATGCGTGTCTTCAAGACCCGGGTGCGCGGCGTATTCTCGCCCATCTGGCTCTTGGCTGTCGCAAGGTCCGCATTCAACTGCGTCAGCTGCTGCTCCAGCGATCCGATGAGCTGGATCGCCAGCTTCGCCCCTTCTTCCGGGCTGATTTCCTGCGACTTATCGCGGTAGTCGCGCAGCGCCGCGCGCGCTTTTGAAAGCCGTGCCTCGCCCGCCAGCACCTCGTCCTGCGCGGCGCGCAGCACGTCGTTGCGTGCCGAGAGCGAAAGGCTGTTCACGAGATTGTCGCTCTGATCGACGATGAACTGCGCGATCTCCTGCGACTGCTTCGGATCGAAGGCCTTGACAGTCACCTGCATGATGCCGGAGGCGTGGTCGAAATTCACAGTCACCATATCTCGCCAGTAGGCGAGCTTGTCCTCAATCGGCAGATCGGAGCCGATGCCGTAGAAATAATCGAGGCCGCGGGTGGCATAGACGTCCTCAAGCTTGAACTTGCGATCGGCAGCCTCGACCATCCTCTCGCTGAGGATATAGTCCATGAGGATATAGCTGTCCGAGACGGTGCTGCCGCCGGAGGCCTGCGTGAACATGCCGAGGATATCGGAAGAAACACCGCCCTCGATGCTCCGGACGGCAAAGGAACTCGAGCTGTGATATTGGTCGGCGGCGATGAAGGCCATGTAGAGCGAGGCGAGCGTCGCCGGCACTGCGACCAGTCCGAGGAACGAGGCGCCGATGACCGCGTGGCGCCAGCGCAGCTTCTTCAGCCATCCGGGCTTCCAGTCCGCCTCTTTGGCGGGCTCGATCTTGTTGCGCCGCTCCTGCAGCGGGATGACTGGTGCGCTCTCTTTTCCAAGCAGCCCTTCTAGAACGGCGATGCCCTTGTTCTTTGCGGCGGCCTTGGCGGTCGTTTCCGCTTTGTCGGCGGTCTGCGCGGAACCGGGCTTGTTCACTGCCGCCTCTTTACTGACCCCCATTTAATTTTCCCTCATGTTCTTGTCGTGTGCGCGGATCGCGTCCTCGACATCGTCATAATAAATCAGCTTGCCTGTTTCCAGCACGACGCCGCAGTCGCAATAGTCGCGGATCGTTTTGGTGCTGTGCGAGACCATCACTACGTCGGAATCCTGAAGCTTGGTCTCGAAGACAGCTTGGCACTTTTTCTTAAAATTTGAGTCACCAACGGCGGTAATTTCGTCGACGAGATAATAGTCGAAGTTGACGCCCATACTCAAGCCAAAGGCTAGCCGCGCCTTCATGCCGGAGGAATAGGTGCCGACCGGGGCTTTGAAGAAGGGGCCGAGCTCGGCGAAATCCTCGACGTAACCGATCAACTGCTCGGTATCGACGCCATAGATGCGGGCGACGAAGCGGACGTTCTGCTCGCCGGTCATGGATCCCTGGAAACTGCCGGCGAAGCCGAGCGGCCAGGAGATCTTGCCGCGGCGGATGATTCGGCCGTTGTCGAGCTTGATCGCGCCGGCGATGAGCCTCAGAAGCGTGGATTTGCCCGCGCCGTTGCGGCCGAGCAGCCCGACGCTCTTGCCGCGGTTGAGGGTGAGCGAAGCCTCCTCGATGATCGGCTTCTTGATACCCTTGGTGCGGGCATATTTCGTAGCCTGCTCGAACCGGATCATTCGTTTCTCAGCGTCTTTGATGAAAAAGTGAACACGAGCATTCCGGCAAACAATGTCAGAAATGCGATTCCGTAAAGGTAGTTCATGTCGAGGCCGATCGCCCGATATTCCGGATAAAACCCCTGGCGAAAGCCCATGATGATGTGAACCAGCGGATTGAGCAGGACGAGATGGTTGTAGGGAGCGGGAATCGCATCGGGCAGGAAGAACACACCCGATATCATAAAGAGCGGACGGTTGACGATGCTGAAGACCTGCTCGTAAAGCGGATATTTCAGGAATAGCACACTGTTGATCATCGCCACGCCGAGGCCGAAAACGCAGGCCATTGAGACGGCCTCCAGGATCGACGGCCAATGGAGGCTGGTCTCGACGCGCATTGTCGCGATGATGGTTCCGAGCACGACGACAGCGACGAGCGACGTCGTGCAGACCTGCAGGATGAAGCGCGCGACGATCGTATCGATGGGCGCAACGTTGGGATAGCTGAGCAGTGCCCTGTTGGCCCTGACGGCGCTGTTCAGATAGGAGGTCATCGCCTGATAGAACTGGAAGGCGATGTAACCGGTAGCGAAAAACAGTGCAAAGCTTGGGCCCAACGCCGGCGTGCGGGCGATCGCCCCGAAGACTAACGTCATCAGGAAAATGTGGGCAGCCGGATCGAGCAGCGCCCAGATATAGCCGCCGGGCTTGGATCCGAACCGCGTCGACATCTCCCGCACGAGAAGCGCGCCGACGACGCGAAAATGGGTGGATAGATAGCTCACGTGTCAGTTATCCGAAAGGATCGAGAATGCGCCAGCTTTCCGCAGCTCTGGTCGAAAATTTTGCGGAAGGATGCGGATATTTGAAATTCGATATCACAGGGGCGGTCGATCGGTGACCGCCCAATAACGCCGTCCGGCCACGGTCCACTATGCCTGCGGACGTGCCTTCGGCGTCTACGTTGCCAAGTTTCTATCGCGATAGTTGTTACTCGATTTCGTTCCTTTCAATACCAAGGTCGTGAAGATAGAGAAGATAACCACCGCATACAAGCTAATTGGCGCTGATTGCTGGTGACACGTTTGGCTCGGGACTAACAGACCCCTGCCAATGTCATGATGTGGTGCTTGTTTATGCTATCGGCTTTGCCAAGAGCGATTAGCAGATCGTTTCCGTCGGTAGCAGTGCCGGCGTTCGAGGGATAGCGATTGCCTGCAACCTTAGAATGAGTTATCGGTGGAGTGTCCACAAGAGAGGGTATTATGGGCGCGACAATCACAATCAACTCGATCTATAACTTCAACTCCAATCTTCCTGATTTTAGCTCCATCTACTATGCAGAGTCGTATTACCGGAATTCGACGGTTTTTCGCGCGACCTACGACACGGGGGAGGCCGAGGAATTCCGGGGCAGCGGCTTTCGCTACAACAGCGATGGAGTTCCGATTGCCGGCACGGTGACAAGCTATTCGCTCATATACAATGGAAATGTCGAGATCAGCATCAAGGGAATATCGATTGCCGCAGCCTCGTTCGTTGCGGTGGCCGACACGGGTGGCATAGACGATGATGCGGCACTGATCGCAAGGGCTCTTACCGGCCATGATACTTTCAGCGGCGGCTCTGGCTCCGATACATTTAACGGCCAGGCCGGCAACGATAAGCTGAGTGGGAACTACGGCAGGGACACGCTTATTGGCGGACGCGGCAACGACGTCCTGCACGGCGGGCGCGACCAGGACTTCCTGACAGGTGGATCTGGAGCCGATACCTTCATGTTCTACTCGGTCAAGGAATCTCGTGCCAATAGCTCGGAACGTGACAACATCTATGGGTTTACGAGCGAGGACAGGATCGATCTGTCCGCCATGGATGCGAACGCTCTCACGAGAACCAACAACACCTTCACCTTCCTCGGTGAGTCCGAATTTACCGGCCGACCAGGTCAGCTTCGTTACGAGAAAACGGCGTCCGGCACCGAGATCTATGCCGACATCAATGGCGACGCGGTGGCCGACATGTCGATCTTTCTCGACACAATGATGACGCTCGACAAGGGCTACTTCGTACTCTGAGTCGATCACTCTTCAGCAAAGATTAGGCCCCGCTTCGGCGGGGTTTTTTTGCCCAGGACAGAGACTTCCGCCTCCGTCGCGCGTTGCAGGTGAGGTCCGCCGCCCACTGCGGAAACGGCAGTTTCTGACCGCCTGAAAATGAGGGGATGGGCGGTGCCCTGCCACCGAAATTACCAGTCTACGCTCGATCGACAAAGTGAGGCCACGAGCAGCCGATCTCAATAACTCAATGACAGGTGTTGCGTTAGCAGCCGCACCAGGGCCCCCTTCTTAAATCACTGCCACAGCCGATAATCAGCGGCTCAGGCTTGTTGCGGCTGCCAAAGCGGCGGTTGCTGATCTCTAGCATTTGTTGCTGAAGTGAGCGTTGCCGAGCCCCGTGCCGATCGTCAGGACTCCCCAGCCTGATACGTCCTGCATGAAGGGGATTTGCGACAGTCCTTGAACGACGGCGTCGTTGTGCATGATCACCAAGGTTTCGTCTTCACCGATTTGTGGAATGGCGCTCGTGAGGGCGACGGGCAGATTGAAGTGTTCGCTCTCCCAATTGCTGCCCGGCAGGTTTTGCCCGCCACGCGCAATCGACCCATCCGCGTTGATGATACCGGGACAGGCCACGCCGATGACGGGTGCCGGCGTGAGATCTGCCTTGTCCGCTTTGGCAATAAGCTTTTCGATCATCGCGACGAGACGTTCGATCGTGGCTGCGATTAGGTTCGTCGTCCGCATGTCGCCAGATATCCGACTTCCAGACCTTGGCCTTTGAGAGGTCCGGGTCCTCCTTCAAATGCAGCTCGACTATTCCGACGCGAACATTCGTGCCGCCGATATCAACGGCGAGAATCGCCTTGTGACCCTTCAGCATCCAAGATGGCACAAGATGGACGGCTCCGATAAGTCCGGCATCATGTGGATGGTGGACGATAGGGTTGAGTTCTATCTTGAAACCCTCGGCTTTTAGCAGCACCATCGCACGGGCAATTGCGAGTTCGCCGATAGCGCTCGCTCTAAAGCCGCCGCCAACCACGACACGTTCAGTATTCTTCCAGCTTTTCTGGCGCAAAAAACGGCCGAGAACATTGGCTAGTTCGCCCGCGAAATCGTCAACCGCCCCTATAATCAGGGCGGCTGCCTCCTTGTCCTCACTGCGTAGAAGGGCATCGATCTGCTTTTTCGACAAATTATTGGTTGGTGTCTTCCCGAGCGGATCGCTGCCGCCCTTGCGTACGCGCTTGCGCCAGGCATCGAGCTTTTCTTGAAAGGCGAACTTGTTTGCCTTGTCGCCTAAGAAACTGTCGCCGTCGCGCAGTTCCGTATTGTAGTCGTCGACTGTGACTGACCGCAGATCACCGGCACCATGGGTGAGAGGAGCGCCGTTTTGCTTCTCTTTCTCCGATTTGCCCACGCTGCCTCCCTTATGATGCCTCGCCCGGACTTCCTCCGTCCTGACGTAAATCGACGACGTTCCCGCGCTACGCCGGTCCTTTGCGATCAAGCAAAGCCCGACCATCTTGTCTAACGTTATCCTCGCTATCCAGCTTAGGCCATGAACGACCAAAGACGGAACCATTCCGCAAGACGATGCTCCCCAACCCCGGCGAAACGGCCGCTGGCGGAATGTCTACGGCTACCTTGTCGCGAACGTGCGCACCGGGCGCACCGGCAGAGCTTTACGCTGGGCACGAGGTGGGAAAGCCGGAGATGTCTGTCGTCAAGATCTATCGTCCCGAGGATCAGGAACCAAGCCCTGCAATCAGCCCGGCGGCTTTCACGTGCATCGGAGATAGACATGGCCGGTTACGACACAGATCAGGGCTTCCGGGATCATGCGACGGCGGCCGGCTATGCCATCCCCGAGGCCACGACCGATCCTCAGTTTGCCGCCGCGACTCAACGCGGCTCTCTGGTGAACGATCGATATGAGCCGCGGTTCAGCGGCAAGCGCACCGGCGGCTTCGCACAGGAGCGTGCATGGCCGCGCACCGGTGCCACGACCTATTATGGCGAAGCGATTCCTTCTGATGGGACCCCGGTCGTCATCATTCACGCCTCATACGAGGCTGCTTTCCTTGAGCGGACGAACCCCGGCGGCTTTCGCCAGTGGTGACCGGCACGTCAACGGTGAAGCGCGTGAAGATCGGACAGCTTTAGGTCGAGCATTCAACCTCTACTTCAACGGCTACCGATGATCTTGTTGCGCTCGCAATGGCGGTCGTAACCACGATCGAGGGGCTGCTCTGGCCGTTTCTCGTTCCGTGCTGGCGGGTGCGATAGTGGTCTGATGGCGAACCCGATCTATGCCCGCCTTCAGGCGGCAGCGCAGCGCCTCATAGGCAAGTACGGTCAGACCGGAGCAGTGAAGCGGGAGACGCCGCCGATCCGGTCTACGGCGGAGAGCCCGTAGCGACTCCTATCCGGTCCGGCAACTCTCGTCCCGATGGCCTACGAGGCGGCTACGTCGACGGCACCACGATCAAAACCGGCGACATGCAGATCTACATCTCGTCGGTAGAACTAGCGATTGAGCCGACGGTCGGCGACGTCGTCACGGCGAATGGCACCGATTGCGCTATATCAACGGCGACCCGAACAAATACTATGGCATCACGCCGTGCGTCTTCGTTATTGAAGAGTTGCTGCGTGAGCCAACGCCATCATATATCAGATGGATTGGGCTTCGCCCCTGACTCGCTCCAGTCCTTGAGAGCGCCTGGGTTATAGACCCGCTCATAACCAAGATCTTTCAGCGTCTTTCCGCTCAACGCGGAACGGCCATCGGATGCGCAATAGAGGATGATAGGACGGTCTTTCGAAAATGCTTCGTCGTGGTACGGCGTCTCTGCGTCCGCTCGGAACTCCAGCATGCCTCGCGGCACATGTAGAGCTCCGGACACTTTGCCGCTGGCCTGAAACTCAGGCGTGTCGCGGACATCAACGAGATAGCATTTTCTTCCTCCACCATTCTGCGAGTCAAGGAAGGCGAGAAGTCCACAGAGAGTCGAATAAAGGCAGCCGAGGATAAAGCCGAAAAGGCGTCTACGGATCTCGCCGCCAATAAACTTCATACCGCAAAGGTTTACGTCTCTAAGCAGGGGCTTCGCGAAACCACCGAGCAGATTTTGGCGGCGATCGGTGGCGTGAAAGACGCTGTCGACAGTATGACGCTGCGCGTTGATCGCCTCATCGAGAATCAGGTGCAGAAGCGCACGACGAGAATAGGGTAGTTTTGTCCTCGGACAGCGGGTCCGGCACGACGTATTCCAGCGTGCCGGTTAGCCGTCTACAGCACGAAGTGGTCCTTTTCCAGCGTGATCGCGTCGTCAAGATAAATGGCGAAATCCGCGTTCTTGTCGCCGTTCACATCGCCGTAGATGTAAGTTCCGGAAGTGTCTTGGTCATAGCGCAATTCTCCCTTGCTGCCGCTAAAGGCGGCTGTTTCGACGAAGAGAAAGGCCTGATTGCTCCGACCTAGCTGGGCGTCGATCGCGGAGAGACTGATCTTGTCGGACTGCGAGGGCAGGAAGTCGTAGATCGTGTCACGGCCGGTCGAGGCGACGGTGCTCTCGG is a window of Sinorhizobium numidicum DNA encoding:
- a CDS encoding ABC transporter permease, giving the protein MSYLSTHFRVVGALLVREMSTRFGSKPGGYIWALLDPAAHIFLMTLVFGAIARTPALGPSFALFFATGYIAFQFYQAMTSYLNSAVRANRALLSYPNVAPIDTIVARFILQVCTTSLVAVVVLGTIIATMRVETSLHWPSILEAVSMACVFGLGVAMINSVLFLKYPLYEQVFSIVNRPLFMISGVFFLPDAIPAPYNHLVLLNPLVHIIMGFRQGFYPEYRAIGLDMNYLYGIAFLTLFAGMLVFTFSSKTLRNE
- a CDS encoding M10 family metallopeptidase C-terminal domain-containing protein, which produces MGATITINSIYNFNSNLPDFSSIYYAESYYRNSTVFRATYDTGEAEEFRGSGFRYNSDGVPIAGTVTSYSLIYNGNVEISIKGISIAAASFVAVADTGGIDDDAALIARALTGHDTFSGGSGSDTFNGQAGNDKLSGNYGRDTLIGGRGNDVLHGGRDQDFLTGGSGADTFMFYSVKESRANSSERDNIYGFTSEDRIDLSAMDANALTRTNNTFTFLGESEFTGRPGQLRYEKTASGTEIYADINGDAVADMSIFLDTMMTLDKGYFVL
- a CDS encoding rhodanese-like domain-containing protein, translated to MKFIGGEIRRRLFGFILGCLYSTLCGLLAFLDSQNGGGRKCYLVDVRDTPEFQASGKVSGALHVPRGMLEFRADAETPYHDEAFSKDRPIILYCASDGRSALSGKTLKDLGYERVYNPGALKDWSESGAKPNPSDI